One window of the Hippocampus zosterae strain Florida chromosome 8, ASM2543408v3, whole genome shotgun sequence genome contains the following:
- the b3gnt7 gene encoding UDP-GlcNAc:betaGal beta-1,3-N-acetylglucosaminyltransferase 7 → MMNNRDRWKVYKRVAVMFCLAVVALTVVQRGSINMGVPFQLDRRARMDASEEVDSVALHSSQRIKSFWKESKRQPLLPRRSTTQEPRVTAENSATTWDITSSNCSANLSLSAQDWFRGLEDNFKQFMLYRHCRYFPMLLNHPEKCSGEIYLLMVIKSVATQHDRREVIRKTWGKERVLNGKRIKTLFLLGQPSNRAERANHQRLVEYENRIYGDILQWGFLDSFFNLTLKETHFLKWFHTYCPNVHYIFKGDDDVFVNVENIFEFLDSTSHARNLFVGDVIFKARPIRKKENKYYIPQALYNKTHYPPYAGGGGFLMDRTVARRLHWVADTLELYPIDDVFLGMCLEVLQVAPIKHNAFKTFGLVKNKSSKLNKEPCFFRSMIVVHKLLPTELRHMWNLVNSDLVCSQKVTIL, encoded by the exons AT GATGAACAACAGAGATCGCTGGAAGGTGTACAAAAGGGTGGCTGTCATGTTCTGCCTAGCAGTGGTGGCACTGACTGTGGTCCAGAGGGGAAGCATTAACATGGGGGTTCCGTTCCAACTCGACAGGCGGGCTCGTATGGATGCTTCGGAGGAAGTGGACTCTGTAGCTTTACACTCCTCTCAGAGAATAAAAAGTTTTTGGAAGGAGAGCAAACGCCAGCCGCTCCTGCCTCGTCGGTCAACCACCCAAGAACCCCGTGTCACTGCAGAAAATAGCGCCACAACCTGGGACATAACCAGCTCTAACTGTAGCGCCAATCTCAGTCTCTCGGCCCAGGATTGGTTTCGGGGCCTAGAGGATAACTTCAAGCAGTTCATGCTTTACCGGCACTGTCGCTACTTCCCAATGCTTCTCAACCACCCCGAGAAGTGCTCGGGGGAAATATATTTACTCATGGTGATCAAGTCAGTGGCTACCCAGCATGACCGTAGAGAAGTCATTCGGAAAACCTGGGGGAAGGAGCGAGTGTTGAATGGCAAGAGGATAAAGACGCTTTTCCTTCTCGGTCAACCGTCCAACCGTGCCGAAAGGGCAAACCATCAGAGGCTTGTGGAGTATGAGAACCGCATCTATGGTGATATCCTCCAGTGGGGCTTCTTGGATAGCTTCTTCAATCTCACACTGAAGGAGACCCATTTCCTCAAATGGTTccacacctactgcccaaacgTTCACTACATCTTCAAGGGAGACGACGATGTCTTTGTCAATGTGgagaacatttttgagtttCTGGACAGCACGAGCCATGCGAGGAATCTCTTTGTAGGCGATGTGATTTTTAAGGCGAGGCCAATCcgtaaaaaggaaaataagtACTACATCCCACAAGCTTTGTACAACAAGACCCATTACCCTCCGTATGCGGGTGGAGGGGGGTTTCTGATGGATAGAACTGTGGCCCGGAGGCTTCACTGGGTAGCGGACACCCTGGAGTTGTACCCCATTGATGATGTCTTCTTGGGTATGTGCCTCGAGGTCCTCCAGGTCGCTCCGATCAAACACAACGCCTTTAAGACGTTTGGCcttgtgaaaaacaaaagcagcaagTTGAATAAAGAACCTTGTTTCTTTCGCAGCATGATTGTTGTTCACAAACTGCTCCCAACGGAACTCAGACACATGTGGAATCTGGTCAACAGTGACCTGGTGTGCTCGCAAAAAGTCACGATCCTATAG